In one Asterias amurensis chromosome 9, ASM3211899v1 genomic region, the following are encoded:
- the LOC139942166 gene encoding semaphorin-1A-like, translated as MSSFSWFHFPSSLCFLLIHVCVSQIHVVIDSDVAEQLYQNKKPFQDVMGEYILNENQSNFYQLVLNGSVLYVGGRESLDTIDLASWNVSHHVDFETRSGSCADEVLCFNYVTIIEPKDDCLFVCGTDAQSPKCYIVNPQDNTTTEASQYQGKNVAPADPKQNSTWLYLPAEGKYFSASGMPVEGSESGILVANQTGCNKNFTEGTGNIKTPNWLNVPQFVGQPFEHGDFVYFFFREFATEHVNAGRVVYSRVARVCKKDTGGKAFTNLESKFLTYQKARLSCVASSGGEEDSNLMYNDIQDTYYDMDTELVYTVFNAPQHAPPTSAICVYNMTDIISVFETSEYWGTLTPSDLWSKPKESEVPVPRPGQCDAVYPLGDPNFAVFLTNYPLLEKLVQSTLTVVQDNVSYVQIAVEGNVNGQTLMFLGTDRNSVVLAAFNGSAVNMIEEIDLTLDDIPQSPILNIIKDDASLYISTEYSVYKLPLVPVPILPDDTTNCDEVIITDLGNDEPVITVTEGKIRHMNYIVSARSNCSLSARSNFNLSATDVECNDTSCSVISSGSNPSVCGSQDILSVKYAVKIDKNCNCGVNFSANGAKDLHKVTQFKLDSNIIVEDDNCLKKVRDYDVLLALYKYDLQKWKNKVIRESDCTKSYCNEPRTCSVEQ; from the exons ATGTCATCTTTTTCCTGGTTTCACTTCCCTTCAAGTCTCTGCTTTCTCCTCATCCATGTCTGTGTCTCACAGATACACGTAGTGATTGACTCAGATGTTGCAGAGCAACtctatcaaaacaaaaaaccatttCAAG ATGTTATGGGTGAATACATACTTAATGAAAACCAGTCAAACTTCTATCAACTGGTACTGAATGGCAGTGTACTTTACGTTGGTGGTCGAGAAAGTTTGGATACCATTGATTTGGCGAGTTGGAATGTT agTCATCATGTGGATTTTGAAACACGTTCAGGGTCATGTGCTGATGAAGTGCTG TGTTTCAACTACGTGACTATAATTGAGCCAAAAGATGATTGCCTGTTTGTCTGTGGAACGGATGCTCAGTCACCGAAGTGTTACATTGTGAACCCACAG GATAACACAACAACAGAAGCCTCACAGTACCAAGGCAAAAATGTCGCCCCTGCAGATCCAAAACAGAACTCTACATGGCTCTATCTGCCTGCAG agGGTAAGTATTTTTCTGCGTCTGGTATGCCAGTGGAAGGAAGTGAATCCGGAATTCTTGTAGCAAATCAAACAGGCTGTAATAAAAATTTTACGGAAGGTACAGGCAACATAAAAACTCCAAATTGGCTGAATG TTCCACAGTTTGTTGGACAACCTTTTGAACATGGTGACTTTGTCTACTTCTTTTTTCGTGAGTTTGCAACTGAGCATGTCAACGCTGGAAGGGTTGTTTACTCAAGGGTAGCCAGAGTCTGCAAG AAAGATACTGGAGGAAAGGCGTTTACAAACTTAGAATCGAAATTCTTAACCTACCAGAAGGCCAGGTTAAGTTGTGTTGCGTCTTCAGGAGGAGAAGAAGATTCGAACTTGATGTATAATGATATTC AGGATACTTATTATGATATGGATACGGAGCTTGTGTATACCGTCTTCAACGCACCACA ACATGCTCCACCAACTTCAGCTATTTGTGTGTACAATATGACTGACATTATTAGTGTGTTTGAAACATCCGAGTACTGGGGCACTCTGACGCCATCAGATCTTTGGTCCAAACCGAAAGAAAGTGAAGTACCTGTTCCCCGACCCGGTcag TGTGATGCAGTATACCCACTTGGTGACCCAAATTTTGCAGTATTTCTTACAAACTACCCCCTGCTTGAGAAATTAGTCCAGTCTACATTGACTGTGGTACAAGACAATGTGAGCTATGTGCAGATTGCAGTGGAGGGGAATGTTAATGGTCAAACCTTAATGTTCCTTGGAACAG ATCGCAATTCAGTCGTCCTGGCAGCTTTCAATGGTTCTGCAGTAAATATGATTGAAGAAATTGACCTGACTTTAGATGACATTCCACAG TCACCAATTCTCAACATTATAAAGGATGATGCATCCTTGTATATAAGCACAGAGTACAGCGTGTACAAGCTCCCACTAGT ACCAGTTCCCATTTTACCAGACGACACCACAAATTGTGATGAAG ttATTATTACTGATCTTGGAAATGACGAACCAGTCATTACCGTTACTGAAGGCAAGATAAGGCACATGAACTACATTGTTTCTGCTAGATCCAACTGCAGTCTTTCTGCCAGATCCAACTTCAATCTTTCTGCCACGGATGTGGAATGTAACGATACAAGCTGTAGTGTAATATCAAGTGGTAGTAATCCATCCGTTTGTGGAAGTCAAGATATCTTGTCTGTGAAGTATGCCGTCAAAATAGATAAGAATTGTAATTGTGGGGTTAATTTCAGTGCAAATGGTGCTAAAGATCTGCACAAGGTGACTCAATTTAAATTGGACTCTAACATTATAG tcgAAGATGACAATTGTCTTAAAAAGGTACGAGATTATGATGTATTACTAGCCCTCTACAAGTATGACTTACAAAAATGGAAAAATAAAGTG ATCCGTGAAAGCGATTGTACAAAAAGCTATTGCAATGAGCCGAGGACGTGTTCAGTGGAGCAATAG